From Flavobacterium alkalisoli, the proteins below share one genomic window:
- a CDS encoding DoxX family membrane protein — MMTPAIIIILAFLAITFIQSGYDKVTDWKGNVEWLKGHFAQSAIKNQVPAALLLVLVLEVVAGAFAVIGIIEMLMKGGTATQFAYYAAVLSSITLLLLLLGQRMAKDYDGARTIVIYFIPTVLLLSWL, encoded by the coding sequence TCTCGCCATCACTTTCATTCAGTCAGGCTATGATAAAGTAACCGACTGGAAAGGTAATGTGGAATGGCTTAAAGGACATTTTGCCCAAAGCGCTATTAAAAACCAGGTTCCGGCTGCTTTACTTTTAGTACTTGTACTTGAGGTAGTTGCTGGGGCTTTTGCCGTAATAGGTATTATAGAAATGCTAATGAAAGGCGGAACAGCAACGCAATTTGCATATTATGCAGCCGTTTTATCATCTATTACATTGTTGCTTCTTCTTTTAGGCCAGCGTATGGCTAAAGATTATGATGGGGCAAGAACTATCGTAATATATTTCATTCCCACAGTACTGCTTTTAAGCTGGCTATAG